One genomic region from Anabaena sp. PCC 7108 encodes:
- a CDS encoding ABC transporter substrate-binding protein, with product MIKIIRYISIFFLSCCLLVACHTSTPTQLKRPPLKVQFTSFIGEYPGIIAQEKGFFKAQGVDVELINKRYTQLERANFSAGKYDGITVSLGSFIILSATNPDIQSVMVIDESTGADVVVAQPQIKTVADLKGKKLGTNLGGFSELFVTEMLKSFNFTSDDVKLVKLDALEIPQGLKNNVIQAGHTWQPHLSEAIKLGGHIIFTSKQTPGLILDLIVFRNDIIRDRPEDVRAFVRGWLQGAAYWKANVQEGNEIISKALKIPRNTLSLEGVNLTDLGENQKLFQSSNPNSIYKTAQIYADFFIRSGNVTRIPELKSLFNSSFLNSHS from the coding sequence ATGATTAAAATAATTAGATATATAAGTATTTTTTTCCTTAGTTGCTGCTTGCTAGTTGCTTGTCATACTTCAACACCAACCCAATTAAAACGCCCTCCCTTGAAAGTGCAATTTACATCTTTTATTGGAGAGTATCCAGGCATCATTGCTCAAGAAAAAGGATTCTTCAAAGCCCAAGGGGTAGATGTGGAACTAATTAATAAACGATACACCCAATTGGAAAGAGCAAATTTCAGTGCGGGTAAGTATGATGGGATTACAGTCTCCTTGGGAAGTTTTATCATCTTGAGTGCCACAAATCCTGATATCCAAAGCGTGATGGTTATAGATGAATCAACAGGAGCAGATGTAGTAGTTGCCCAACCACAAATTAAAACTGTCGCTGACTTGAAAGGGAAAAAGCTAGGTACAAATCTAGGTGGTTTTAGCGAACTTTTCGTGACTGAGATGTTGAAAAGTTTCAACTTCACCAGCGATGATGTGAAATTGGTTAAATTAGATGCTTTAGAAATTCCTCAAGGCCTGAAAAATAATGTTATTCAAGCCGGACACACTTGGCAACCCCATCTTTCTGAAGCTATTAAATTAGGGGGACACATCATATTTACCAGCAAACAAACCCCCGGCTTGATTTTAGATCTGATTGTCTTTCGCAATGATATAATCCGCGATCGCCCTGAAGACGTTCGGGCATTTGTACGAGGATGGCTGCAAGGTGCGGCCTACTGGAAAGCCAATGTTCAGGAAGGAAACGAGATCATCAGCAAAGCCTTAAAAATTCCTCGCAATACGCTCTCTCTGGAGGGAGTAAACCTAACTGATTTAGGTGAAAATCAAAAATTATTTCAATCTAGCAACCCTAATTCTATTTACAAAACTGCCCAGATATATGCAGACTTTTTTATTCGCTCTGGAAATGTGACGCGCATTCCTGAGCTAAAAAGTTTGTTCAATTCTTCGTTTTTGAACTCTCACTCCTAA
- a CDS encoding response regulator: MYSQSIHLDNLRLLIVDDDSDTRQILTLLFELEGTEIMSAASAHEAIEVISNFKPDILITDISLPDEDGYSLLPKVRNLQALKGRWIPAIAMTGWASAADQEYSLKAGFQKHLCKPINLDELLSAVASVVNFNQCVLAKC; the protein is encoded by the coding sequence ATGTATAGCCAATCTATCCATCTTGATAACTTACGATTACTGATTGTCGATGATGATAGTGATACCAGACAAATACTGACTTTATTATTTGAATTGGAAGGTACAGAGATTATGTCTGCTGCTTCTGCACATGAGGCTATAGAAGTAATATCTAATTTTAAACCTGACATCTTAATCACCGACATCTCTCTACCGGATGAAGATGGGTATTCGTTGCTACCAAAAGTTAGAAATTTGCAAGCATTGAAAGGAAGATGGATTCCGGCTATTGCTATGACGGGATGGGCTTCAGCGGCAGATCAAGAATATTCATTAAAAGCAGGTTTTCAGAAACACCTCTGCAAGCCTATTAATTTAGATGAGTTACTTTCTGCTGTTGCGAGTGTGGTTAACTTTAACCAGTGTGTTCTGGCAAAGTGCTGA
- a CDS encoding Crp/Fnr family transcriptional regulator, translating into MLLDNNSLRSKNKLLAALPKSDFEHLAPHLELVSLSSGQNIFEAEEPIKYIYFPETAVISLLCIMDNGSSVEVGLVSKEGMAGIPVILGDDITNITANAQVPGNALRIDADQVKTEFDRGGAIQNLLLRYVKTVYIEIAQSAACNRLHTLEERLSRWLLTVADRLHSDEFPLTQEFISHMLGVRRSGVTVAANTLSKAGMINYHRGNIKIINREALEESSCECYKVIKNEYARLIGNLPQHNCD; encoded by the coding sequence ATGTTATTAGATAATAATTCCCTAAGGTCAAAGAATAAACTGCTTGCTGCTTTGCCTAAATCTGATTTTGAGCATCTTGCTCCACATTTAGAACTTGTATCGCTCTCATCTGGGCAAAATATTTTCGAGGCAGAAGAACCAATCAAATACATCTATTTTCCTGAAACAGCAGTCATTTCCCTACTTTGTATTATGGACAACGGCTCATCAGTAGAAGTTGGTTTAGTGAGTAAAGAAGGTATGGCTGGTATACCCGTTATTTTGGGAGATGACATCACAAATATAACTGCAAATGCCCAAGTTCCGGGCAATGCGTTGCGAATTGATGCAGATCAAGTTAAAACCGAATTTGATCGGGGAGGAGCGATTCAAAACTTGCTACTGCGCTATGTAAAAACTGTCTACATTGAAATTGCACAAAGCGCTGCTTGTAACCGACTACATACGTTAGAAGAGCGACTTTCTCGGTGGTTATTGACAGTGGCTGACCGTCTACATTCAGATGAATTTCCTCTAACTCAAGAATTTATCTCTCATATGTTGGGTGTACGTCGGTCTGGTGTTACAGTTGCAGCGAATACCCTCAGTAAAGCAGGCATGATTAATTACCATCGCGGTAATATTAAGATTATCAATCGAGAAGCTTTAGAGGAGAGTTCCTGTGAGTGTTATAAAGTCATCAAGAATGAATATGCACGGTTAATAGGCAATTTACCTCAACATAATTGCGATTGA
- a CDS encoding adenosine deaminase: MALYAELHRHLGGSVVPRVLWRYFQRHSTELISRFTEYSEFEDFYTRPRNTLDEYLELHTLVESVQTVATLPYFIYRLLRGAYIFENLAYLELRYTPYLRTPEHLNQAERIDKMAEIVNIVGKSSHLPEYPIVTSQILCMHSRLPYEVNKAIVDLAAQNPNYVCAVDIAGGDSYYAERMEEWISLYNYAQTVGVKTTGHLYETTAGCYPELLPYLMRIGHGIQIPLLYPELLKDVAKRGQCLEVCPTTYLKTGTLQDIRQLKLVFDRCFEAGVDIAICTDNAGLHNVRLPFEYENLLTYDIINFAQLKACQDAAFRHAFAWPYTQRPASLLNGLLKPEPDQVLAMQDYSR; this comes from the coding sequence ATGGCTTTATACGCAGAATTGCATCGGCATCTAGGTGGTTCAGTTGTACCTCGTGTATTATGGCGATATTTCCAGCGCCATTCCACTGAGTTAATTTCTCGCTTTACTGAATATTCAGAATTTGAAGATTTTTATACCCGTCCCCGTAACACTTTAGATGAATATCTGGAATTACACACCTTAGTTGAAAGTGTGCAAACGGTAGCAACTTTACCTTACTTTATCTACCGCTTGCTGCGGGGTGCTTATATATTTGAAAATTTGGCTTATCTGGAATTGCGTTACACTCCCTATTTGCGGACTCCTGAACATCTAAATCAAGCCGAAAGAATTGATAAGATGGCGGAAATTGTGAATATTGTCGGGAAATCTAGCCATTTGCCCGAATATCCCATTGTCACCAGCCAAATTCTCTGTATGCACTCACGATTACCTTATGAAGTCAATAAGGCAATTGTTGATTTAGCAGCGCAAAATCCAAATTATGTCTGTGCGGTAGATATTGCGGGGGGCGATAGTTACTATGCTGAACGTATGGAAGAATGGATTAGTTTATATAATTATGCCCAAACTGTAGGCGTAAAAACCACAGGACATCTTTATGAAACTACCGCAGGTTGCTATCCAGAACTTTTACCCTATTTAATGAGAATTGGTCACGGTATCCAAATTCCCCTACTTTACCCAGAATTACTTAAAGATGTAGCTAAACGGGGACAGTGTTTGGAAGTTTGTCCCACAACTTACTTAAAAACAGGAACTTTACAGGATATCCGTCAACTCAAATTAGTTTTTGACCGTTGTTTTGAAGCTGGTGTAGATATTGCCATATGTACAGATAACGCTGGTTTGCACAATGTCCGCTTACCCTTTGAGTATGAAAATCTCTTGACTTACGACATTATCAATTTTGCCCAGTTAAAAGCTTGTCAAGATGCAGCTTTCCGTCATGCGTTTGCTTGGCCTTATACTCAACGTCCTGCATCTTTATTAAATGGTTTGTTGAAGCCGGAACCAGATCAGGTTTTGGCAATGCAGGACTATAGCAGGTGA
- a CDS encoding diguanylate cyclase domain-containing protein, translated as MNLDYQPENKGNILLVDDIPENLQLLSDLLVKLGYTVRSVTSGRMALKTVKVKRPDVILLDIKMPEMDGYQVCQALKADENLHNIPVIFISALDDVFDKVTAFKSGGIDYITKPFQIEEVVARLENQLTIQRQQRLLEQEVANRRETEEVLYQSRAFLSSVLNSSLDGIAAMQAIRDPATGDIEDFRCLVVNPVIARAFGRSREEMIGKLVLKKFVNRLDPELFERFVDVVEMGEPLEQDFYYPSGNSYWFHFVAVKLADGFAITIRDITARKQTELALQDANHQLELLANLDALTQVANRRCFNNRLKQEWQQLAQEQQPLSLILLDIDVFKRYNDCYGHLAGDDCLFKISQVLYQFIRHQDINRPPDLVARYGGEEFTVLLPHTDLEGAIKVAARIQQAIHDLAIPHEQSNVKDIVTVSLGIASVVPKLEVKPDTIIAYADQALYEAKQQGRDRYCTYAYPSVQR; from the coding sequence ATGAATCTTGATTATCAACCGGAAAACAAAGGTAACATTCTCCTAGTAGATGACATTCCAGAGAACTTACAATTACTCAGCGATTTACTGGTTAAACTCGGCTACACTGTTCGCAGCGTCACCAGTGGGCGAATGGCTCTAAAAACAGTGAAGGTGAAGCGACCAGATGTCATCCTCTTAGATATCAAAATGCCAGAAATGGATGGATATCAAGTCTGTCAAGCTCTCAAAGCTGATGAGAATTTACATAATATTCCCGTTATTTTTATTAGTGCTTTAGATGATGTATTCGATAAAGTAACAGCCTTTAAGTCAGGTGGTATAGACTACATTACAAAACCTTTTCAAATCGAAGAAGTAGTAGCGCGTCTAGAAAATCAATTAACCATTCAACGTCAACAACGCCTTTTAGAACAAGAAGTTGCTAACCGCAGAGAAACAGAAGAGGTACTTTATCAGTCCAGAGCTTTCCTATCAAGCGTTTTGAACAGTTCCCTTGATGGTATTGCCGCTATGCAAGCTATCCGTGACCCTGCAACGGGCGATATTGAGGATTTTCGTTGCTTAGTCGTCAACCCGGTTATCGCTAGAGCATTTGGTCGTAGTCGTGAGGAAATGATCGGTAAGTTGGTGCTAAAAAAATTTGTGAACCGTCTTGACCCAGAACTCTTTGAGCGTTTTGTTGATGTTGTCGAGATGGGTGAACCTCTAGAACAAGATTTTTACTACCCATCAGGAAATTCTTATTGGTTCCACTTTGTGGCGGTAAAGTTAGCTGATGGTTTTGCTATTACTATCCGTGATATCACTGCCCGGAAACAAACTGAACTGGCTTTGCAAGATGCTAATCATCAACTTGAATTACTGGCAAATTTAGATGCTTTAACTCAAGTGGCTAATCGTCGTTGTTTTAATAATCGTCTCAAACAGGAATGGCAGCAACTAGCCCAAGAACAGCAGCCACTTTCCTTAATTCTACTCGATATTGATGTCTTCAAACGCTATAACGATTGCTACGGTCATTTAGCTGGTGATGATTGTCTCTTCAAAATCTCCCAAGTCTTGTATCAATTTATTCGTCATCAAGATATCAATCGTCCTCCTGATTTGGTGGCGCGTTACGGTGGAGAAGAATTTACCGTACTGCTCCCACATACGGATTTAGAAGGAGCGATTAAGGTAGCAGCCAGAATTCAACAAGCAATTCATGATCTGGCGATTCCTCATGAACAATCTAATGTCAAAGATATCGTCACAGTTAGTCTGGGAATTGCCTCTGTTGTACCAAAGTTGGAAGTTAAACCAGATACAATCATTGCTTATGCTGATCAAGCTTTATACGAGGCTAAACAACAAGGGCGCGATCGCTATTGTACATACGCTTATCCCTCTGTGCAGCGATAA
- a CDS encoding rhodanese-like domain-containing protein gives MNGSLVADVQDLKSRLEWGQPAFTIIDVRDRYTYNHGHITGAISIPFDDLESRAKSALHKKRPIYIYGEHDAHATHAAQILRRAGFTDVSEIQGGLTAWKTVGGATEGV, from the coding sequence ATGAACGGTAGTTTAGTCGCTGATGTTCAGGATCTGAAATCCCGGCTCGAATGGGGTCAACCTGCTTTTACAATTATTGATGTGCGCGATCGCTACACTTACAATCACGGCCATATCACTGGGGCGATTTCAATTCCCTTCGATGACTTGGAATCCCGTGCTAAATCTGCTCTGCACAAAAAACGCCCTATCTATATTTATGGGGAACATGATGCCCATGCAACCCATGCAGCCCAAATCTTGCGCCGTGCTGGCTTCACTGATGTTTCTGAAATTCAAGGTGGGCTAACTGCTTGGAAAACAGTTGGTGGCGCTACAGAAGGGGTGTAA
- a CDS encoding diguanylate cyclase produces the protein MGIRTKLIASFFVVALIPLLLLTFINKQTTEKALTDNAKQALSAAAKETANRIDAFIDGNLNAVRVEAILPGLARYLSLTPKQRDDSPEMQLAIETLIRLSRKDMLNVLSYALLDLKGKNVLDTKTSNISKDESVENYFKEPLKTGFSFVSSMKLSPTIPDLITVFFSSPVRNAKGDILGVLRVSYNATVVQQLVTRRTEQAGAKSFAILLDENNIYLAHSTAPKLIFKSIVPLPTDVVTQLQWEGRLPNFPVKELATNESKLKQALDHKQPYVISSLEAAGNQVDLIAIAYLQYKPWSVLFAQPLAVALAPVEKQIRDAMFLFSLIASVVTIIAFVIGQLVTKQIIYLNNIVSHFTAGNLDIRVKINSKDEIGQLAKSFNNMALQLQTSFETLEHRVQERTEELVIANRKLELLANMDGLTQIANRRCFDHYLALEHTRHQREQNPLALIMIDIDYFKVYNDSYGHQGGDECLIKVAQEIAKVTQRPTDLVARYGGEEFAVILSNTDIKGALKVAKTIQTAIASLQIPHQNSQVSNYITLSMGVASLVPTLEQNLETLISYADQALYAAKEQGRNRAIAHRY, from the coding sequence ATGGGCATCCGTACAAAGTTGATCGCGTCGTTTTTCGTTGTTGCTTTGATTCCATTGCTGCTACTGACATTTATCAACAAACAGACAACTGAAAAAGCACTAACTGACAACGCTAAACAAGCCCTATCTGCGGCGGCTAAAGAAACAGCTAACAGAATAGATGCCTTTATTGATGGAAATCTCAATGCCGTGCGCGTAGAGGCGATTTTACCAGGTTTGGCACGCTACCTTAGCCTCACTCCAAAACAGCGAGATGATAGCCCCGAAATGCAATTGGCGATAGAAACATTAATTCGTCTCAGTCGCAAAGATATGCTCAATGTTCTCTCCTATGCTTTGCTTGACTTAAAGGGTAAAAATGTATTGGATACGAAAACATCGAATATTAGTAAAGATGAATCAGTAGAAAATTATTTTAAAGAACCTCTGAAAACTGGGTTCTCCTTTGTTTCTAGCATGAAGCTATCGCCGACAATTCCTGACCTGATTACCGTATTTTTTAGCAGTCCAGTTCGCAATGCCAAGGGAGATATATTGGGTGTACTGCGTGTTTCATACAATGCTACTGTTGTGCAGCAATTAGTAACTCGACGAACTGAACAGGCTGGGGCAAAATCTTTTGCTATTCTTTTAGATGAAAATAATATTTATCTGGCACATAGCACTGCACCAAAACTAATTTTTAAATCAATTGTGCCTCTGCCTACCGATGTTGTAACTCAACTGCAATGGGAAGGACGTTTGCCCAATTTTCCTGTTAAAGAATTGGCAACTAATGAATCAAAACTTAAGCAAGCATTGGATCATAAGCAGCCCTATGTAATTTCATCTTTAGAAGCAGCAGGTAATCAAGTTGATCTGATTGCGATCGCTTATTTGCAATATAAACCTTGGTCTGTTTTGTTCGCCCAGCCCCTGGCTGTTGCCTTAGCACCCGTAGAAAAGCAAATTCGTGACGCAATGTTTCTATTTTCATTGATCGCCTCAGTAGTGACAATCATCGCTTTTGTCATTGGGCAACTGGTAACAAAGCAAATAATTTACCTTAATAATATAGTTTCCCATTTTACCGCAGGTAACTTAGATATCCGCGTCAAAATCAACTCAAAAGACGAAATAGGTCAACTGGCAAAATCGTTTAATAATATGGCATTGCAGTTACAGACCTCTTTTGAAACTTTGGAACATCGAGTCCAAGAACGCACCGAAGAGCTAGTTATTGCCAATCGTAAATTGGAGTTGTTGGCAAATATGGATGGGTTAACTCAGATTGCTAATCGCCGCTGTTTTGATCACTATCTAGCTTTAGAACATACACGGCATCAACGGGAACAAAATCCCCTGGCACTGATCATGATTGATATTGATTACTTTAAGGTTTATAACGATAGTTATGGACATCAAGGTGGCGATGAATGTTTGATTAAAGTAGCACAGGAAATTGCCAAAGTTACTCAACGCCCGACTGATTTAGTTGCCCGCTACGGTGGTGAAGAGTTTGCTGTAATTTTGAGTAATACTGATATCAAAGGGGCGCTTAAGGTTGCCAAGACGATTCAAACTGCGATCGCTTCTTTGCAGATTCCCCATCAGAATTCTCAAGTGAGTAATTACATCACCCTGAGTATGGGGGTTGCCAGTCTGGTTCCTACCTTAGAACAAAATTTAGAAACTCTGATTTCCTATGCTGATCAAGCCTTGTATGCAGCTAAAGAGCAGGGACGCAATCGAGCGATCGCTCATCGCTACTAA